The Saprospiraceae bacterium sequence CCTTCCAAGTTTCTTCATCTACTCCAACGGCTTTCCCGCCCTTACGCAGCTTTAAATATGCCTGCGTAACCCACTGACGTTCGATTGGTATGCTTTGGTTTACTCTTACTTCCATTTCAATCTTCCTCCTCTACGGAGTTGTTTAATGTTAAATAATATCCACATCCTAAGCCCTTCGCTATTACCAACTTTCATTGGCCTTTAAAGCACTACTATGACTTAGTCCGACTACCACATAACGCATCTTCCGCGCTACCAAATGTGGTTCTCCCAAGTTTTATATTGAAGCCCAATATACATTCATGTCGTCTTTACACCGATGGATACATTGCCAGTAATTAGGCGTCCGCAATGCTTATCTCTGAGTCCTTTTTACAACCCGATTTTATCCATATCTCTGTTTTTTCGATGTTTCATCAACGATTCATTCGCATTCATCTCTATATATCATACCTGACGTTTTAATACGCCTTTTCTCTTAACGCTTACTACATTTCAATTACTCGATTTGCAGAAAAGAGCGGTTTGACAAGTTACCCTAAAATCCCTTGCCGATACTTCGCAACATGGTCACTCATGTTGTTGTATCATCTTCAATATAACATGGTAGGCTTTCACCAACCTACCTTCATGGCACACAAAAAGTAACCAAAAAACGCTAGTTCAAAAAAGGCGATTGCGAAGCAACGTTCTCTCTCATGTCAAAATGCTTTTTCTATTTCCTTGATTATCTGTCCTTTACATCAAATATTTATCATTGGCAATAGACGCACTTTTTCTGCCCATCCGCTAGCGGTTCACTTCGTCAAAGGCTTACCCGCCTTTGGTGCTTTGCACTACACTACGTTCATGTTCACTATCGCTTGTTTTTGAACAATTAACCACACCAATAGCTTTATAAAAATTGAGGGATGCTACTTTTTCAGCAGACCCTAAGTATCAAAAACCTTACCTTTTTGTCTTCAATAATCCCAGCATCCACAACGGCAAAACCCCCTTGGCTCCTTTACTTATGCCTTCCTTTACGAGTATACCATTTGGCATACCACTGAGCTGATGAAAAGTCTTATGGGCACCGCCAACCTCGATGACATATTTTTCATCGATCATAAAATCTCCCTTCAATGGTGTAGAAACATGGCCTGACTTACTCAAAGTATTCATCACAAAAGTCTCTCTTATGGTGCCACTATTTACAGTTGCTACATCAAAAGCATAAAGAAGATTTGTATTTTCAAGGTATATTTTATCAGGTTTAGTCAGTGCACTATCGGACTTTACCGTAGATTTTAATCCGTAAATGATGTCTGCTTCTGACAGATAATCAAGGTACGTCAGTACACTATTGCGCGACATGCTGAGATCTCTTGAGAGCTTGGATACATTAGGGCTGAAAGGTACAATCCCGGCTATGAGTGCCAGCATTTTTTTGATTTGACGCGCTGACTCATAGTCGATTTTGAATATAGCCGCCATGTCAGAATCGATCACTTGCAGGATGACGGATTGTAACCGATCATGATATTTATTTCCTGATTCTTTATAATATGGATAATATCCTTTTTTGAGATAGGTATTAAATTTTCTGTTTAAGTCCAGTCTTTCATAATATTCGTCATAGATTTCAGTATGGTTTTTTAGTAATTCTTCCATAGAAAAATTCGGTAATTCTTCCTTGTACTCAAATGTTATAAATTCACTAAAAGACAAGCCTCTCATTCTGTATTCATCCATTCGCCTGCTAAGATCACCTTGTCCGGCCATGATGTCCAGTGCTGACGATGAAGTGATGACAAGCGTTGCATCTGAGTAATTGTCATAAATATTTTTAATTTCGATAGACCAATTTGGATATTTATGTACTTCGTCCAATCCAAAGAGCCGGTATCCTTTGTTGTACAATGCGTCTACCGTTTCTGATAATGAATTTGATAGAAAAAATATATTATCCAATGATAAATAGGCACTTATATCACTCGATGATTTTAAATGTTGCAACATCATGTAGGTCTTACCTACTCCACGGCATCCTTTCAGCAGGATCAATCTTGACTTCCATTCTATATCCGCATATATTTCACGCAAAAATTCAGTCTCAGTATTGGCTATTCTTCGCTTACTTATTTCCAAAAGATTTTCTAATGCTTCAATGTTCATATTGTTATCTTTTTTTGCATTCTTAATAAACTATTGCAAAGATATGGTTTTTATTGAAACATTATTAACAATTGTTTTTAGTATAATACAAAATGTAATAATGTTAAATAAGATAAACATAATTAATAATTGTTAATCATAAAAAACATATTCATTTTATCCCTTGGGATTAGCATTTTACAAGTAGGTTCTTAGAGTATGCTTACTGTTGACTGCATTGACCAAAATTGGATAATATACTCTAAATAAACTTATTTGCGAAAAATGTCTTAATCAACAATATTGATTTTGAGTATAATGAAGACATAATTTTTTTTCAGATAGAGATATTAATATCATCGTCTTTACTCAAAAAAATTATCGTCGGTATAATCATAATCCTGCAAAAAGACTTCAATCACTTTCCATCATCCAATTCACGCACCTATATCCTGTTTCGTCAGAAAAAATTTGGATACTTGTCTCATAGATCGTTTCTTTGCCTGCATGTACAAAGCCATCATCATAGAAGACGAATATCCGGCCAGACTCCGACTGCAGCACATGTTGAGTCTGCATCAGGATACAATTATGCTTTGTGGTATGGCAGATACAGGAAGAGATGCTATTGCGTTGATTAAATCTCATCATCCTGATATTATATTTCTGGATATTCATTTGCCGGACATGAATGGATTTAAGGTCCTCAGTGCATTGGATTATCATCCTATGGTCATCTTTACCACGGCGTATGCAGAATATGCTATTCAGGCTTTCGACGTATTTTCCGTAGATTATTTGGTCAAACCATTTGATGAAGATCGTTTCACAAAAGCTATCGAAAAGATAGGTCATTTTGCAAGGCAAACCCATAAGCCGGACTATTTACAGCTGGCAGAATTGTTTTTTAAGGCACAAAATAAACCTAAACAAACCACCATTGCAGTCAAATCAGGACAAAAAATCCTACTGATCGATTTTGA is a genomic window containing:
- a CDS encoding ATP-binding protein encodes the protein MNIEALENLLEISKRRIANTETEFLREIYADIEWKSRLILLKGCRGVGKTYMMLQHLKSSSDISAYLSLDNIFFLSNSLSETVDALYNKGYRLFGLDEVHKYPNWSIEIKNIYDNYSDATLVITSSSALDIMAGQGDLSRRMDEYRMRGLSFSEFITFEYKEELPNFSMEELLKNHTEIYDEYYERLDLNRKFNTYLKKGYYPYYKESGNKYHDRLQSVILQVIDSDMAAIFKIDYESARQIKKMLALIAGIVPFSPNVSKLSRDLSMSRNSVLTYLDYLSEADIIYGLKSTVKSDSALTKPDKIYLENTNLLYAFDVATVNSGTIRETFVMNTLSKSGHVSTPLKGDFMIDEKYVIEVGGAHKTFHQLSGMPNGILVKEGISKGAKGVLPLWMLGLLKTKR
- a CDS encoding response regulator transcription factor; the encoded protein is MDTCLIDRFFACMYKAIIIEDEYPARLRLQHMLSLHQDTIMLCGMADTGRDAIALIKSHHPDIIFLDIHLPDMNGFKVLSALDYHPMVIFTTAYAEYAIQAFDVFSVDYLVKPFDEDRFTKAIEKIGHFARQTHKPDYLQLAELFFKAQNKPKQTTIAVKSGQKILLIDFEDITHIKADDKYVTISLADNKTYLCEKSLVMLSEVLPDNFIRVHRSYIINKTWIAEIHRYFKGRLMLVLDDKDRTAVITSDSYTQDVKSALGI